The sequence CGTTGAAAGGCCCTGATGGTCGGGTGCGTATTCCTGGATTCTACGACCGGGTGCGGCAACCATCTGATAGCGATCTGGCGGCGCTGGCCTCCATTCCGGCAGACGATGACGATGCCTTGTTAGCAAACCTCGGACTGAGCGATTTTCTTGATGGCGTGCGAGGAGTGGAACGCTTGCGGCGCCATCTCTTTGAGCCGACCTGCACCATCTGCGGTCTGGTGAGTGGCTATACTGGTAAGGGTAGTAAGACCGTTTTACCCAATAAGGCACGCGCAAAGATCGATTTCCGGCTGGTACCAGATATGGAACCGGCTGAGGTTTTGCAGCAGTTGCGGCAGCATTTAGATGCGGAAGGGTTCCAGGATATTGAGATTGTCGATCTGGGGGGCGAACATCCAGCTCGTGGCCCACTCGACGCTACTATCGTTCGGGCTGCACTAGACTCGGCGCGTGAGGTGTACGGCTGCGAACCAATCCTTTACCCAACAATGGCTGGAACCGGCCCGATGTATCCGCTATGTACGGCCCTGGGCACACCGGTTGCCAGTGGCGCTGGATGTGGTTACTACAGCTCGCGTGTTCACTCGCCAAATGAAAACATTCGCATTGTCGATTACTGGCGGGCAATGCAGTGGATGGGTAGCCTGATCCGACACTTTGCCGGGTAAACAACGTATCTGTTTGAAAGCTGGTCGTTGGTCATCATCTCGGTGGCGAGGCATTCGCCTCTTCAATATCCAGTCTGAGGCGGGTTAGGAACGCGCCTCTACTTCCATCACCGAAGCATTTACGGGGCACTCGGTGTTGTCACCCGAAGAGGGCCAAGCGTAGCTGTCGGTGTCGGCGGAAGCGGCGTCTCACACAGATACTCGGCGACGACCACTGCCCGCTCACGCTCTTGCACGACGATCTCATGTTGTCCGGGGCGTTCAGCGCCAACACGTAACACGATGCGGAATGCACCTGTCTGATCACTGGCTCCCCCGCCTACCGGTCGATCATCGAACAGTACCAGCAATGCAATGTGCGGTCGAGCTTTACCGCTGAGTTCAACCAGATCGCCTGGCGCACAACGGAGCGCAGCCTGAATTGTTGGCGTAGGGCTGAAGTTCAGTGTCGGGATTGCGGTTGGTGATGATGTTGGTGACGGTAATAACGTTTGGACGGTTGATGTCGCAACTGGCAATGGGGTCAGCGTCGCGGTTGGCGATACAATCGTAGTAAGAGGTGTTGCGGTCACAGTCGCAGTCAACGTTGGTGTTGCGGTCGCAGCAGGTGATTGGTTCGTCTGGCCCTGGCTACGGGCTGTCGCCGTTAGCGCTGTCGCCACAAGAGCCGTGCGCGTTTGAGCAGCAGCAGTTTTCGTAGGATTACAAATATCTGGATATGGCTCACACTCAAGTGCCGGTTCGTAACACCCTGGGTAGAGCGGTTGATCGTTGCAACTCGGTTGGGCAAGCGAATTGCTATACGGTACTGACAGCGATAACCAAATGACAAATGCTATTCCTATAGCAATGATGCTGAGTGGCCAGAAACGATTTGACCATTCCATCTGTTTTGTACCTTAGCGTTGCGCAACGCGCTCGATCACCTGAGCAAGTGTCTCAAAGCGCTGTGATCCGACTATGGTTTCGTTGCCAATCCGAAATACCGGTCGGGCGTAAATCCCTTCTGCGAGCGCTGCTGCGTAGTCATCTTGCACTTGTGACCGGTACGTGTGTGCATCCAGACAAGCTGTAAACGCATCAACCGGAATGTCTAACCCGGCAGCCAGTGCGATCACCGTCTCGCGAGTATTGAAATATAGTTGATTATAACGCGCATAAATCTCACGGCGCAATTCCCAAAAACGACCGTGATCGGCAGCACATTCACTGGCTTCAGCCAGTAATTGAGAACGCTCACCTAATTGTAACAGATGGCGATAGACGAGGCGTACCTTGCCGGTAGCAACAAACGCTTCGATCAAACGCGGTTCAACATCGAGGGTATGGATCGCACACGAGGTGCAGAGGAAGTCAGAGTAGGTCACCATTGTTACCGGTGCATCGGGATTGCCGAGATAGTGATAGCCCTCGGCAGTACGACCACGCGGGATGTCGGGAAAATACTGATGCGCTACTGGAGCGTGATCAACCGTCGTTGGGGTAGAGGTTGGCGCAGGAGTCGGTAACGTGGTCGGTGTTGCTGTAGGTGATACCGCCATCGGTGAACTACAGGCAGTGAACAAGAAAATTGACAACCAGATAAAACGATACATCTTTGTGTATACCTCCTTACGCTCACGATACCACAGATGTTATTCATTCAGCAAACAGGAAGGGCGCCTGTTAACAGCGCCCCTCAACCTAACCCTGGTTAGCAGACAAGTGTCTATGATACCAGTTGTTGCAATCTGGCCTGCAACACCGCATTCGATGGCTCGACCAGGATCGAACCGTCGGGGAAGACAATTGTCGGTACGCTCTGATTACCTTTATTCACTTTGATCACAAATTCAGTTGCCGCCGGATCGTTTTCAATATTGATGTAGATATATTGCACCCCGTGCTGATCGAGCACACGCTGCGCACGCCGACAGTCAGGACACCAACTTGTTCCGTAGACGATGATAGGTTGAGCTGTCATATAACTCCCTTGTACGATGAAATCAAGAACAACGGAAGCGAGGGCTATCTGCCATCCGCCCTCTAAGCCAGCAGAATACCCTCGCTTCATCGCAACTATGTCAATTGTACATGCTTATTATATCAGTTTCTGCGTTTGCTGTATGCACGCTAGTATGTTCCCTAGTGGTTTTCAACTGTCAGGGGCTGTACTACAGAGTGCGTCTGTCCTCCCGCATCTTCCTCCAGTCCTTTCCTCTTCCAAAGGGGTGGGGAAGGGAGAAGGTTGAATGGTTTGGCAACCCGTCCCTGCTCCGTTATCTCTACCTAGCAGGGGAAGAACGTTCTTATACCAATCCTGTCTGTGCAAACCGTGAATCATCCTGCCGACGCTGCTAGTACCCCCTTACCCCCCGCCTGCGGGGGGTAGAGGGGGGAAAGGAGATGGGGTAGCTGGCGGAAAGCGGCATCGTTCGTCCATACAGTGTGATTCAGAGGCCTGCGCACGAGGATACACAGTTTTCGCGAACGGGGTTGGTATTAGAGGTACAGCATCGCTGTGCTCTCGGTCATGCCGTGCCTGCGGCGGTGCTCCCCATCAAATGGCGAATCACCGGCGGAGCGTAATAACAATATTTTCAGATCGCTATTGATAACGATTATGGTACAATACCATACGACAAACGACAAAACAGTGATACACCTTGATGTATCGACGTAGCGGTTGGGAGCTCGTGTGGAATATCAGCCCGATGTCAAGCGGATTACCGGTGAGGGTGGTATTATCGCCAGTGTGGCTGCACACAGTCTGGGTGAAGCGATCGGTCTTCAGCCCGGTGATGTCATTGTGGCAATAGATGGTCAACGCCTGCGCGATATTATCGATTATCGCTTTGCAATCGCTGAAGAGCGTGTAACTCTGCTCATCCGCACTGCTGCTGGCGATGAGCGCGAAATAACCCTCACCAAAGACCCTGATGACGATTTAGGTGTTGAATTTACCGAACCCCTCTTCGACCGGTTACGCACCTGTAACAATAAATGTCCCTTCTGTTTTCTGACCCAAATGCCGAAGGGCTTCCGGAAAACGCTCTACCTGAAGGATGACGATTACCGGCTATCGTTCCTGTACGCCAATTTTGTCACCTTTACTAACATAACTGAAGCCGATTGGGAACGGATCGAGCGTCAACGTCTTTCACCGCTTTACATTAGCGTGCACGCAACCGATCCTTTCTGGCGTGCTATTATGCTGGGCAAACGGGATGTACCTGATGTCCGCGAACAGATTCGGCGGTTAGGCCAGATCGGGATACGGGTTCACACCCAAATTGTTGCGTGCCCGCAAGTGAACGATGGGGAGGTGCTCCGTCAGAGTATTGAAGATCTCATCGCTTTATATCCGACAGTGGAATCTATTGCAGTGGTACCGGTTGGTCTGACCAAATTTCGCTTTGAAGGGAACGCGCCAAAAACAATTCGGGCTGCGATCCAAGTGCATGAAACCCCAGAGTGGATCAATACCAACTGGGAACGTCAGCCCTTGTGGGAAGACCCGACCACAGGTTCGCACCCATTGCATCGACCTGAGCTAGGGTTCTGTTCACGTCTCGGCGCGGTAACCGATATTCCACTGCGCTGTTATACACCTGCAGAAGCAGCCGACGTAATTGATCTGATCGAGCCATATCAGCGCCGCTGCTATGAGCAATTTGGCACCCACCTGGTTTATGCTTCCGATGAGTTTTACTTGCTGGCCAGTCGTCCGATCCCACCGGCTGAGACTTACGATGATATGCCACAGTACAGCAACGGTGTAGGCATGGTACGCGACTTTCTCGACAATTGGGCTCGCGCTCGCCGTCGCCTGCCAGCACGCATCGCGCATCCGACAAAACTGGCCCTTGTATGTGGTACCCTTATCGCACCGGTGATGGAGCAGATTGCCAACCGGCTTAATCAGATCGAGCAGTTGACGGTAAAGGTGGTGGCAGTAACCAATCAGTTCTTTGGTGAAACTGTTA comes from Chloroflexus sp. Y-396-1 and encodes:
- a CDS encoding Rcas_1661 family thioredoxin-like (seleno)lipoprotein, whose protein sequence is MYRFIWLSIFLFTACSSPMAVSPTATPTTLPTPAPTSTPTTVDHAPVAHQYFPDIPRGRTAEGYHYLGNPDAPVTMVTYSDFLCTSCAIHTLDVEPRLIEAFVATGKVRLVYRHLLQLGERSQLLAEASECAADHGRFWELRREIYARYNQLYFNTRETVIALAAGLDIPVDAFTACLDAHTYRSQVQDDYAAALAEGIYARPVFRIGNETIVGSQRFETLAQVIERVAQR
- a CDS encoding mycoredoxin; translated protein: MTAQPIIVYGTSWCPDCRRAQRVLDQHGVQYIYINIENDPAATEFVIKVNKGNQSVPTIVFPDGSILVEPSNAVLQARLQQLVS
- a CDS encoding DUF512 domain-containing protein, which translates into the protein MGARVEYQPDVKRITGEGGIIASVAAHSLGEAIGLQPGDVIVAIDGQRLRDIIDYRFAIAEERVTLLIRTAAGDEREITLTKDPDDDLGVEFTEPLFDRLRTCNNKCPFCFLTQMPKGFRKTLYLKDDDYRLSFLYANFVTFTNITEADWERIERQRLSPLYISVHATDPFWRAIMLGKRDVPDVREQIRRLGQIGIRVHTQIVACPQVNDGEVLRQSIEDLIALYPTVESIAVVPVGLTKFRFEGNAPKTIRAAIQVHETPEWINTNWERQPLWEDPTTGSHPLHRPELGFCSRLGAVTDIPLRCYTPAEAADVIDLIEPYQRRCYEQFGTHLVYASDEFYLLASRPIPPAETYDDMPQYSNGVGMVRDFLDNWARARRRLPARIAHPTKLALVCGTLIAPVMEQIANRLNQIEQLTVKVVAVTNQFFGETVTVSGLLTAQDVIPALRASGCERALLPRVMFDYTGERSIDDYSPHQIGAAAGMPVAIAGEATELARYIQALARSDR